The Theropithecus gelada isolate Dixy chromosome 3, Tgel_1.0, whole genome shotgun sequence genomic sequence AGCTGACTGTCCTCTTCCTGACTGTGCTCTCTCTTTagctaaataataatataattggtTAAAATTTAGCTTTTTATATTGTAGTTATATTACAGTTCTGCCTTCCAGAGATTACATTCAGGTAAACTTAATTAGATTTTTAGCTTTCTCCAATTTTTTCgaactgtttttatattttcttggtttACTGCCAGAGATGGTAAGTTATTGTGAATAGGTTTTGTtagtttatctttttgaaaattgccttatttttaagtagttatcttatttttgaggttcatcttTTTGCTACTCCTGTGTGTCAATAGCGGGTCTATTTAGGTACCCATAGAGTACTTCTGAGGAGCTAGAGTGaaacaaggaaaatatatttaagctTCTTGTTTTAAATGGATTATTTATATGTGGCCTTGGTAttataaaattatctaaaaacAAGGCTATAATGATATCACCTTAGAAGAcgataaatgtttattgagggcCAGTCCAGGCTAAAAATTGCAAAATTTAAATGGCTCTAATTAGTCTTCTGTCAAAGTTCATGAATGTGTGTCTGGTTTCTGGCAGGCTACCTAGAATACGGTTCTTTAGAAGTGGAAATTAGTATAATAACTTAAAATAGGGTTAAGATCTACAACTTAGAGAGTCCTTAGGCATTCACCTTTTACTTCTCAGATACAAATGCCAACTTTAATCActgagtaaataaagaaaaacacacaattaGAGATAGCATGTCATTGATTAATATACTTTCCTCCTGTTACCTATTAGATGCATCTCaggttttaaatataatttctaaattttattgtgATACCTAACTTTATTATCTTTTCCAAGCCCAGACATCATTttggtacttttttaaaaatctatttttcatcTAATTAGTTACATTTTCCTTGAAGTGAAATCAGTTAAATATTTAATCTTCAACACACTTGCATAGCCCTGAAAGTTCAATAAAAGGTAATTGTAATTAATGTACATTTGTTTAAATAGAAATATGTGCATGCAGCAAGTACTTTACCAATGTACAATCTGGCTTGTTTTTGAGTAAAATAAGTAACTTCTCAAACGGAGACTTATCTCtaactttgtgttttgttttattgacaTAGAACACCTTTGCACCTGGCCTGTGCGAATGGACATAGAGATGTTGTACTTTTCCTAATTGAGCaacaatgcaaaataaatatcCGGGATAGTGAAAACAAATCCCCATTGATTAAGGTAtgccataatttttgtttttcaattggAATGTGTTTGAGTTCTCCTAGTTaacttttgttgatttttcatgttttaaaacatagtaTCAAACATTAATTTATCATATCCCAAATAGTAAATTTGTTACTCATCTACTCTTGTTGCATTAACAGGCGGTACAGTCTCAAAATGAGGATTGTGCTACTATTCTTCTAAACTGTGGTGCAGACCCAAATCTGAGGGATATTCGTTATAATACTGCTCTTCACTATGCTGTTTGTGGTCAGAGTTTCTCATTAGTTGAACAACTGCTTGATTACGAAGCTGATCTTGAAGCGAAAAATAAGGTAGttttctattaaagaaaaaaatcctatattTTAGAAAGCAACTGAAGAGTATATTTCAGATAATTCATCTATGttgaaatatatgttatataaagaaTGAATTTTCCAAACTGAAATTGGGGAGAATGAGAAGAGATtatcaaaaactgataaaatttttcttctcttaaagtctttctttattttattgcagATTGTAATCCTGACCTCCAAAGAAACACTATATTTAACAATTATAATTGTTTAACAGGCCATAACAAATGAGGAATATTTAATTCTCTTATAACTGGGTAttgataaaaacataaaacccaccttttttctattttattgatatactcatgaataataataatagggttGAAATAGCAAATcacataatattaaaattaatctaACTCTTCCATTAAGGCATTATGAATAACcgatgaatttttttaaaaagcatattgaTACTTTACTGATATTTTGTCTACATGACATCCAAAATAAGTGCCAGCCTTGGAGGTTTAAATGAAACCCAGCGGAAATCTGAATATGACAATATTATGAAGTGTGAATTGATGGTATGCAATACTTACATTAAATGCTAGGTGCTCATCACTTACTTATTCTAGGCTGCTCTTACCTACAATTTGAAATAAGCCTAAAATAGcaactttaattttttgtctGGCTCAACCCTGATTTGTTTTATTGGTCtttgaaatcacatttttttatGTACTAAAATCTTTTAAGGGTTACAGTGTATATTCAGAAGTTTTTATACACACGTATTTTAAGTTGAACTTAAATCTAAAGAGCATGAAAATTTGCTacaatattttaatcattttgaaataattttttcaggATGGTTATACTCCACTGTTGGTTGCCGTTATTAACAATAATCCAAAAATGGTAAAATTTCTTCTGGAGAAAGGGGCTGATGTGAATGCTTCAGATAAGTATCAAaggtataattaataaataagataGCACATAACTAGAGCTATGTAatagcattgtgtgtgtgtgtgtgtgtgtgtgtgtgtgtgtatgtccacAAAACACAGGTATATGATAATGAGAAAATATAGAACCATAAGACCCATAGGATGTATGCTCACATGCTTTTGGACAGATTATCTGAACTTTCAGGATTTGTTTTTCCCATTGTAAAATCAAACAGTTGGACCAACTACtaatttgttattattgttgttatttatttatcatttatttttagaatttaacGTTAGACTCTTACATAGATGACCAACTGTTGTAGTTAAATGGGATCAGGGGACCCAAAGTCCTAAGACACATTCCTTCATGGAATTTTGAGACATGTTTTTGAAAACACTACGCTTCCAGGAAGAAGAGATTGAAAATGACTGAGCTAGCTGCTTCCTAGGTACTGTTCATGTTTAGACTCCATGATATGATCTGTGACTGGCACACTTTTTTGAGCAGATCTGCTGTACTTTTTACATTCTTGCCTTGACTCTTTCTGACAGAGGTCCTACATTTGAGTAGTAAATTGAGAAGACTGACTTTTTTAAATGAGGCATGTTTAAGATCTTTAAATGGGCATTCGTTTCTATTTCTTGCTCCAGAACAGCCCTTATTCTTGCTGTCAGTGATGAACCAACACGTTTAGTAAAGCTTCTTCTTCAGCAAGGTGTGGAATTATCTTGCCAAGATATTTGTGGATTCACAGCTGAGGAATATGCTTATTTCAATGGTTTTACTATGTAAGTGATACTGCATGTCTTTTAACAACTGTGTGGGGTTTGATTATAAGGATTAAAGCCTAAACCCCAAAGTACAAGCCTGGAATAGGCTCAAAAGTAGGGGTAACCACATACAAATCTGTGCAGGGATTCTTGATTTTCTCTGTTTGTGAGTTCAATCAATATAAGGGCTACAGATGGGCtgaatatgcaaataaactacCAGAGGCACGAGCAGTGGAAGTTTGCCAGGACAGGGATTTAGACACTTGTAACAtagccattaaaaaacaaaaggtgaTAGAGTTGGACAAAAGATGATTCATTCACACAAAGCCTTTCATTGCCTTAGATATTAATGTATGgattttattcatgttttgaaTATTATTGTTAACATTTCATTAGCCAACTTTAGTTTGATAAGTGTTCAGAATTCTAAAGTACACTCTATTTACAcccaaaagaaaaactattttcatgTATGAATACGAAGTTCGGATTTTTAATAGTTAATGAGAAAATTAGATATGATGTagagaaatttaatttatagCTAATGAATTTAACTTATAGATAATTTATAGCTAACTTAATTTATAGCTTAATGAAGTTAAATAGCATACAAGGtattttctctataattttattttaagagcaatttaaaattataagtaggtatttttttcagtttttattcttcttctttcacTGCTTTATTCACATTTTAGGAATACTTGTTAATCATTAATTCCATATGAAAAGCATaggtgggaaggaagaaaaataatcacatataGATAAAGATGTTTAGTCTTAATTTAACTTTAGACacaaaagaatttttattctattaaatgTATGAACCATGATTGAATAAatatagtattttcatttttgtaatatgGAACATGTGTACTTTGTTTTACTTTGGTTTAAGCAGATCATATGcataaaaacttaaatgaaataaacacgTAAATTATTGGTGAATATCCAAACTACAAAAGGATTCTTCACTCTATAAAAGGGATCCCTAATGTTTCTTTTATGTACAAATTTTTTTCCATCACTTAAAAAGCTTAGGTATAT encodes the following:
- the ANKRD7 gene encoding ankyrin repeat domain-containing protein 7, with the protein product MNKLFSFWKRKNETRSRTSSDPSIGQGYNLREKDLKKLHRAASVGDLKKLKEYLQLKKYDVNMQDKKYRTPLHLACANGHRDVVLFLIEQQCKINIRDSENKSPLIKAVQSQNEDCATILLNCGADPNLRDIRYNTALHYAVCGQSFSLVEQLLDYEADLEAKNKDGYTPLLVAVINNNPKMVKFLLEKGADVNASDKYQRTALILAVSDEPTRLVKLLLQQGVELSCQDICGFTAEEYAYFNGFTM